One stretch of Bordetella avium DNA includes these proteins:
- the hisC gene encoding histidinol-phosphate transaminase, with product MSAAERIARTLRQDILAQSAYPVAASAADVIKLDAMECPYPLPERVRDAIAQAACETPLNRYPQADLSVLKAAVATAFEVPAEADLLFGNGSDELIHLLVQACCEPGDTVLSPWPSFVYFEMAARFDHARFVGVPLTTDLELDLPAMLAAIEEHQPKLVFLALPNNPTGGLWPDAAVQAIIQTAPGLVVIDEAYQPFAGHSWMPRVTQLPNVVIMRTVSKIGLAGLRFGYLAGLPDWISQIDKVRPPYNVDVLTQAVLLAVLREKAVLDEQAARLRADREPLARGLAALPDVRVYPSAGNFILVRFCGKLDGNAVHLALKTRKILVRNFSAAHPLLANCLRISIGTPEENAALLAALQDILSP from the coding sequence ATGAGCGCCGCCGAGCGGATCGCTCGCACGCTGCGCCAGGACATCCTGGCGCAGTCCGCCTATCCGGTAGCGGCAAGCGCGGCCGATGTCATCAAGCTAGATGCCATGGAGTGCCCGTATCCGCTGCCTGAGCGGGTGCGCGACGCCATTGCCCAGGCCGCGTGCGAGACGCCCCTCAACCGTTATCCCCAGGCTGACCTCTCTGTCCTCAAGGCCGCCGTCGCCACCGCTTTTGAGGTGCCCGCAGAGGCGGACCTCTTATTCGGCAACGGCTCGGATGAGCTGATTCACCTGCTGGTGCAAGCCTGTTGCGAACCCGGCGATACGGTGCTGTCGCCCTGGCCCTCGTTTGTCTATTTTGAAATGGCGGCGCGCTTTGACCACGCCCGCTTCGTGGGCGTGCCGCTCACCACGGACCTGGAGCTGGACCTGCCCGCCATGTTGGCGGCCATCGAAGAGCACCAGCCCAAGCTGGTGTTCCTGGCTTTGCCCAACAATCCCACCGGCGGCCTGTGGCCCGACGCCGCAGTTCAGGCCATTATTCAGACCGCCCCCGGCTTGGTCGTCATCGACGAGGCCTATCAGCCCTTTGCCGGCCACAGCTGGATGCCGCGCGTAACGCAACTGCCTAATGTTGTGATCATGCGCACGGTCTCCAAGATCGGCCTGGCCGGTCTGCGTTTTGGCTATCTGGCGGGCTTACCCGACTGGATCTCCCAGATCGACAAGGTCCGCCCACCCTATAACGTCGACGTCCTGACCCAAGCCGTACTGCTCGCCGTGCTGCGCGAGAAGGCGGTGCTCGACGAGCAGGCTGCCCGCCTGCGCGCCGACCGCGAACCGCTGGCCCGTGGGCTGGCCGCTTTGCCGGATGTCAGGGTCTACCCCAGTGCCGGCAATTTCATTCTTGTACGCTTTTGCGGCAAGCTGGACGGCAACGCCGTGCATCTCGCCCTGAAAACGCGCAAAATACTGGTTAGAAACTTTTCGGCGGCGCATCCGCTTCTGGCTAACTGCCTGCGCATTTCGATTGGCACGCCGGAAGAAAACGCGGCCTTGCTCGCTGCCCTGCAAGACATACTGAGTCCCTGA
- a CDS encoding Nif3-like dinuclear metal center hexameric protein, with translation MKKVDIRTLTGWLDATLQAARFRDYAPNGLQVEGNQEVGHLITGVTASEALLRTAVERGADAVLVHHGWFWRNEDPRILGPRRRRLALLLAHDINLIGYHLPLDAHPTLGNNAQLARVLGLTPLRDAEGAPQTAGKDGLIWLGEAPSLATLGELAEHIGQRLGRQPLWIGDAQAPVGRIAWCTGGAQNMMAEAIDAGATVYITGEASEPNAHLARETGVGFISAGHHATERYGVQALGKAVAAQFGIQVEFVDIDNPI, from the coding sequence ATGAAGAAAGTCGACATCCGCACGCTCACGGGCTGGCTGGACGCCACCCTGCAAGCCGCACGCTTTCGAGATTACGCCCCGAATGGCCTACAGGTAGAGGGCAATCAGGAGGTTGGACACCTTATCACGGGCGTAACGGCATCCGAGGCGCTCTTGCGTACCGCCGTGGAGCGCGGCGCGGATGCCGTGCTGGTTCACCACGGCTGGTTCTGGCGCAATGAAGACCCGCGCATACTGGGGCCGCGCCGCCGCCGCCTCGCGCTTCTCTTGGCTCACGACATCAACCTGATCGGCTACCACCTGCCGCTGGATGCGCACCCCACACTGGGCAACAACGCCCAGTTGGCGCGCGTGCTCGGGCTGACCCCCTTGCGCGATGCCGAGGGCGCGCCGCAAACAGCCGGCAAAGACGGGCTGATCTGGCTGGGTGAAGCGCCCAGCCTCGCAACACTGGGTGAACTGGCCGAACACATAGGACAACGCCTAGGCCGCCAGCCCCTGTGGATCGGTGATGCCCAAGCTCCGGTCGGACGCATCGCATGGTGCACCGGCGGCGCGCAAAACATGATGGCCGAAGCCATCGATGCTGGCGCCACGGTGTACATCACCGGCGAAGCTTCCGAACCCAATGCCCATCTCGCACGCGAAACCGGCGTGGGCTTCATCAGTGCCGGCCATCACGCCACCGAACGCTATGGCGTGCAGGCTCTGGGCAAAGCCGTCGCGGCGCAATTCGGCATCCAGGTCGAGTTTGTCGATATCGACAACCCGATCTGA
- the tatC gene encoding twin-arginine translocase subunit TatC, with protein sequence MPQESFMSHLVELRSRLLKAVSAVVVIFLILFAYPGASTIYDVLAQPMLASLPEGTRMIATGVITPFMVPVKVTMMASFVIALPVVLYQAWAFVAPGLYRHEKRLALPLIASSTLLFLAGMAFCYFFVFRTVFHFIATFAPQSITPAPDIEAYLSFVMTMFMAFGITFEVPVAVVLLVKTGLVDVAKLRQARGYVVVGAFVIAAVVTPPDVVSQFMLAVPLCLLYEVGLICARLITPRKTAEGRELAERE encoded by the coding sequence ATGCCGCAAGAAAGCTTCATGTCGCATCTGGTCGAACTGCGCTCACGCCTCTTGAAAGCCGTCAGCGCGGTGGTTGTGATCTTCCTGATTCTTTTCGCCTATCCCGGCGCCTCGACCATCTATGACGTACTGGCTCAGCCCATGCTCGCGTCCTTGCCCGAAGGCACGCGCATGATTGCCACCGGCGTGATCACGCCTTTTATGGTGCCCGTCAAGGTCACCATGATGGCGTCCTTCGTGATCGCCTTGCCCGTCGTGCTCTATCAGGCCTGGGCCTTTGTCGCCCCCGGCCTTTACCGCCACGAAAAGCGTCTGGCCCTGCCGCTCATCGCCTCCAGCACGCTGCTGTTCCTGGCGGGCATGGCGTTCTGCTACTTCTTTGTGTTCCGTACGGTGTTCCATTTCATTGCGACCTTCGCGCCGCAATCCATCACGCCAGCCCCGGACATCGAGGCCTACCTCAGCTTCGTCATGACCATGTTCATGGCCTTCGGCATCACCTTCGAGGTACCCGTCGCCGTGGTGTTGCTGGTCAAGACGGGCCTGGTCGATGTTGCCAAACTGCGCCAGGCGCGCGGTTATGTCGTGGTCGGCGCCTTCGTGATCGCCGCCGTGGTCACGCCGCCCGATGTCGTCAGCCAATTCATGTTGGCCGTACCGCTGTGTCTGCTGTATGAAGTCGGCCTGATCTGCGCCCGCCTGATCACGCCGAGAAAAACCGCCGAGGGCAGAGAACTCGCTGAACGCGAGTAA
- a CDS encoding trypsin-like peptidase domain-containing protein: MRRLWLVFAQAVTVCLAILFVVAALRPDLLRLAGPGQPASALATVDSYAPAVARAAPSVVNIYTSKHVDVPLLPLPEDPALRQFIAQVPGLSRREQSNSLGSGVIVSEQGYVLTNFHVVDAADAIEVALADGRQAAAKVVGADTETDLAVLKLSGNLTGLPVASFAEGRRLRVGDVVLAIGNPFGVGQTTTQGIVSALGRSGLGANAYLNFIQTDAAVNPGNSGGALIDTQGNLVGINTAIYSQTGGSLGIGFAIPIDIARRVMDEIIKTGKVRRGWLGIEPQDLTPELAHAFKLGEDAPGVIIAGVMRGSPGGKAGLRVGDIVLALDGQPVRDTGRLLAQIAAVSPGHTAVLKVLREGKEMEIKATMGTRPSRPQ; encoded by the coding sequence ATACGTCGCCTTTGGCTAGTCTTTGCTCAGGCTGTCACAGTTTGCCTGGCCATTTTATTCGTCGTCGCCGCATTGCGGCCCGACTTGCTGCGGCTGGCCGGTCCTGGTCAGCCCGCCTCTGCCTTGGCGACGGTAGACAGTTATGCGCCGGCGGTGGCGCGGGCCGCGCCCTCGGTGGTCAATATTTATACGTCCAAACATGTGGATGTGCCTCTCCTGCCCCTGCCGGAGGACCCCGCCTTGCGCCAGTTCATCGCTCAGGTTCCGGGGCTTTCTCGGCGCGAGCAATCCAACAGCCTCGGATCGGGGGTGATCGTCAGTGAGCAGGGTTATGTACTGACCAATTTTCATGTGGTGGATGCGGCCGATGCGATCGAGGTGGCGCTGGCCGATGGCCGGCAGGCCGCTGCCAAGGTCGTCGGCGCGGATACCGAAACCGATCTGGCCGTGCTCAAGCTATCGGGTAACTTGACCGGCCTGCCTGTGGCCAGCTTCGCCGAGGGCCGCAGGCTGCGGGTGGGAGATGTGGTGCTGGCGATCGGCAATCCGTTCGGAGTCGGGCAGACGACGACGCAGGGGATTGTGTCAGCCTTGGGCCGCTCTGGCTTGGGGGCCAATGCGTATTTGAATTTCATCCAGACCGACGCGGCCGTAAATCCCGGCAACTCAGGCGGCGCACTGATCGACACTCAGGGGAATCTGGTGGGCATCAATACGGCGATCTATTCCCAGACAGGCGGCTCGCTGGGTATCGGTTTCGCCATTCCGATCGATATCGCCCGGCGTGTGATGGACGAGATCATCAAGACTGGCAAAGTGCGCCGGGGTTGGCTGGGCATCGAGCCGCAGGACCTCACGCCGGAATTGGCGCACGCCTTCAAGCTGGGAGAGGATGCGCCTGGCGTCATCATTGCCGGTGTCATGCGTGGTAGTCCAGGCGGCAAGGCCGGGCTGCGCGTGGGGGATATCGTGCTGGCGCTGGATGGTCAGCCGGTGCGCGATACGGGCAGGCTGCTGGCGCAGATCGCCGCGGTCTCGCCTGGTCACACCGCTGTGCTGAAGGTGTTGCGCGAGGGCAAAGAGATGGAGATCAAGGCCACGATGGGCACACGCCCTTCCCGGCCGCAATAA
- a CDS encoding histidine triad nucleotide-binding protein, which translates to MSENCIFCKIARGDIPAKKVYEDDEFIAFHDISPAAPVHLLLIPRHHIVSMQDITAEDAGWLGRMMALVPRLAQENGCNPGPEGGFRLLANAGVEGGQEVPHLHFHIMGGPRPWNGRTAPDA; encoded by the coding sequence ATGAGCGAAAACTGTATCTTCTGCAAGATTGCGCGGGGCGATATCCCCGCCAAGAAAGTTTACGAAGACGATGAATTCATCGCTTTCCACGACATCAGCCCGGCCGCACCCGTGCATTTGCTGCTCATCCCGCGCCATCACATTGTTTCCATGCAGGATATCACTGCCGAAGACGCAGGCTGGTTGGGTAGAATGATGGCACTCGTGCCTCGCCTGGCCCAGGAAAATGGTTGCAATCCCGGGCCAGAAGGCGGCTTCCGGCTGCTGGCGAACGCCGGCGTCGAAGGCGGCCAGGAAGTGCCGCACCTGCATTTCCACATTATGGGTGGCCCGCGTCCCTGGAACGGCCGCACGGCCCCCGACGCATAA
- the hisI gene encoding phosphoribosyl-AMP cyclohydrolase, whose protein sequence is MSTEPDWMADVVFDADGLIPAIAQDAENGQILMVAWMNRESLAETAATGRAVYWSRSRKKLWRKGEESGHAQQVHELRLDCDGDVILLKVHQNGGIACHTGRASCFYRRLDGTSQRAAWVAVDPVLKDPELIYK, encoded by the coding sequence ATGAGTACCGAACCGGATTGGATGGCCGATGTCGTTTTCGACGCCGATGGCCTGATTCCCGCCATCGCCCAGGATGCCGAAAATGGCCAGATCCTGATGGTGGCCTGGATGAACCGCGAATCGCTGGCCGAAACGGCCGCGACCGGCCGTGCCGTCTATTGGTCGCGCTCGCGCAAGAAACTCTGGCGTAAAGGCGAAGAATCCGGCCACGCGCAACAGGTGCACGAGCTGCGCCTCGATTGCGACGGCGACGTCATCCTGCTGAAAGTCCACCAAAACGGCGGCATTGCCTGCCATACTGGCCGCGCAAGCTGTTTTTACCGCCGTCTGGACGGCACTTCCCAGCGTGCTGCGTGGGTGGCGGTCGATCCTGTACTGAAAGACCCGGAACTGATCTATAAATGA
- the hisA gene encoding 1-(5-phosphoribosyl)-5-[(5-phosphoribosylamino)methylideneamino]imidazole-4-carboxamide isomerase, whose product MLLIPAIDLKDGRCVRLRQGDLDDVTVFSEDPAAIASNWLAQGARRLHLVDLNGAVAGKPKNEAPIKAILKAVGDDIPVQIGGGIRDLDTIERYLDAGISYVIIGTAAVKNPGFLHDACGAFPGQIIVGLDARDGKIATDGWSKLTRHDVLDLAKKFEDYGCEAIIYTDIGRDGMLSGVNVEATVRLAQHVRIPVYASGGIAGMADIEALCAVEADGVEGAILGRSIYEGALDFKVAQARADELTS is encoded by the coding sequence ATGCTGCTGATCCCCGCCATCGACCTCAAAGACGGGCGCTGTGTGCGTCTGCGCCAGGGAGACCTGGACGATGTCACGGTGTTCTCCGAAGACCCCGCTGCCATCGCCTCGAATTGGCTCGCCCAGGGCGCCCGCCGGCTGCATCTGGTCGATCTGAACGGCGCTGTCGCCGGCAAGCCCAAGAACGAAGCGCCCATCAAGGCCATCCTCAAGGCGGTCGGTGACGATATCCCCGTGCAAATCGGCGGCGGCATCCGTGACCTCGACACCATCGAACGCTATCTCGATGCCGGCATCTCCTATGTCATCATCGGCACGGCGGCCGTCAAAAACCCCGGCTTTCTGCATGACGCCTGCGGCGCCTTCCCCGGGCAAATCATTGTCGGCCTGGACGCACGAGACGGCAAAATCGCCACCGACGGCTGGAGCAAGCTCACCCGCCACGACGTCCTCGATCTCGCCAAGAAATTCGAAGACTATGGCTGCGAAGCCATCATCTACACCGACATCGGCCGCGACGGCATGCTCTCCGGCGTGAACGTCGAAGCCACCGTGCGTCTGGCTCAGCATGTGCGCATCCCCGTGTACGCCTCGGGCGGCATTGCCGGCATGGCCGATATCGAAGCCCTGTGCGCGGTCGAAGCCGACGGCGTCGAAGGCGCCATTCTCGGTCGCAGCATTTATGAAGGCGCGCTGGACTTCAAGGTGGCCCAGGCCCGCGCTGATGAACTGACGTCATGA
- the hisD gene encoding histidinol dehydrogenase, giving the protein MALINRLDSRDAGFQSDLSRLLAFEASQDESIDRAAAGILADVRTRGDTALLEYTQRFDRMAVDTAAALEIPKTEWQAALNSLPAAQRQALEAAAGRVRAYHEHQRAETWTYTDAEGTMLGQQVTPLDRVGLYVPGGKAAYPSSVLMNAIPAKVAGVPELIMVTPTPDGQRNPIVLAAAAIGGVDRVFAIGGAQAVGALAYGTATVPAVDKIVGPGNAYVAAAKRRVFGVVGIDMIAGPSEILIICDGKTPADWIAMDLFSQAEHDELAQSILLCPDAAFIDEVEAAIERLLPTMPRADILRTSLANRGALIQVRDLDEACAIANTIAPEHLEISTEQPEVWTARIRHAGAIFMGRYSSESLGDYCAGPNHVLPTSRTARFSSPLGVYDFQKRSSLIQVSREGAQTLGRIAAELALGEGLQAHAASAQYRLDERS; this is encoded by the coding sequence ATGGCTCTGATCAACCGACTCGATTCCCGCGATGCGGGCTTCCAATCCGACCTGTCCCGCTTGCTGGCCTTCGAAGCCTCGCAGGATGAATCCATCGACCGCGCTGCGGCGGGCATTCTGGCTGATGTGCGCACGCGCGGTGACACCGCTTTGCTCGAGTACACCCAGCGTTTTGACCGCATGGCCGTCGATACCGCCGCCGCGCTCGAAATCCCCAAGACTGAATGGCAGGCTGCGCTGAACAGCCTGCCTGCCGCGCAGCGCCAGGCCCTCGAAGCGGCCGCCGGCCGCGTGCGCGCCTACCACGAGCATCAGCGCGCCGAAACCTGGACCTACACCGACGCCGAGGGCACTATGTTGGGCCAGCAGGTCACGCCGCTGGACCGCGTGGGCCTCTATGTGCCGGGCGGCAAAGCGGCCTATCCGTCTTCCGTATTGATGAACGCCATCCCGGCCAAGGTGGCTGGCGTGCCCGAGCTCATCATGGTGACACCCACGCCTGACGGCCAGCGCAATCCCATCGTGCTGGCCGCTGCGGCCATCGGCGGCGTGGACCGCGTATTCGCCATCGGCGGCGCTCAAGCCGTCGGTGCGCTGGCCTATGGCACGGCAACCGTCCCGGCGGTGGACAAAATCGTCGGCCCCGGCAACGCCTACGTCGCAGCGGCCAAGCGGCGCGTGTTTGGCGTGGTCGGCATCGACATGATCGCCGGCCCCAGCGAAATCCTGATCATCTGCGATGGCAAGACACCCGCCGACTGGATCGCGATGGACCTGTTTTCCCAAGCCGAACACGACGAGCTGGCGCAGTCTATCTTGCTGTGTCCGGACGCGGCCTTCATCGACGAAGTCGAGGCCGCGATCGAGCGGCTGCTGCCCACCATGCCGCGCGCCGACATCCTGCGCACCAGCCTGGCCAACCGTGGCGCGCTGATCCAGGTGCGCGATCTGGATGAAGCCTGCGCCATCGCCAACACCATCGCCCCCGAGCATCTCGAAATCTCCACCGAGCAGCCTGAAGTCTGGACAGCCCGCATCCGTCATGCCGGGGCCATCTTCATGGGACGCTACAGTTCGGAATCGCTGGGCGATTACTGCGCGGGTCCCAACCATGTGTTGCCGACCTCGCGCACGGCGCGCTTTTCCTCGCCGCTCGGCGTGTATGACTTCCAGAAGCGCTCCAGCCTCATCCAGGTATCGCGCGAAGGCGCTCAGACACTGGGCCGTATCGCCGCCGAACTGGCGCTGGGCGAAGGCTTGCAGGCCCATGCGGCCAGCGCGCAATACCGCCTCGACGAACGCTCATGA
- the hisH gene encoding imidazole glycerol phosphate synthase subunit HisH: MSTIAIVDYGMGNFHSVARALQYAAPQANIRICNRAQDIDAADRVVFPGQGAMPDCMRTLNESGLAEAVLRAARNKPLLGVCVGEQMLFSSSEEGDTPCLNLFAGQVRRFAGPQFADIVTADKEGNTGPVATNTREERLKVPHMGWNKVRQTRAHALWEGIPDEAHFYFVHSYYAAPEDPALTVGESDYGLAFTCAVAASNIFAVQFHPEKSAEHGLRLYRNFVDWQP; this comes from the coding sequence TTGAGCACTATCGCTATCGTCGACTACGGAATGGGGAACTTCCATTCCGTGGCGCGCGCGCTGCAATATGCCGCGCCGCAAGCCAATATCCGCATTTGCAATCGCGCCCAGGACATCGACGCCGCTGACCGGGTCGTGTTTCCGGGGCAGGGCGCCATGCCGGACTGCATGCGCACCCTGAATGAGTCCGGCCTGGCCGAAGCCGTATTGCGGGCCGCCCGCAACAAGCCGCTGTTGGGCGTGTGCGTAGGAGAACAGATGCTGTTCTCGTCCAGCGAGGAAGGCGATACGCCTTGCCTGAATCTTTTCGCAGGCCAGGTGCGCCGCTTTGCCGGCCCCCAGTTCGCCGACATCGTCACGGCCGACAAAGAGGGCAATACCGGCCCCGTGGCCACGAACACCCGCGAAGAACGCCTGAAAGTGCCCCATATGGGCTGGAACAAGGTCCGCCAGACGCGCGCTCATGCGCTATGGGAAGGTATTCCCGATGAGGCGCATTTTTATTTCGTCCACAGTTATTACGCCGCGCCCGAAGATCCTGCCCTGACTGTCGGGGAAAGCGATTACGGGCTTGCCTTTACCTGCGCCGTGGCCGCCAGTAACATTTTCGCGGTGCAATTTCACCCGGAAAAAAGCGCCGAACACGGTTTGCGCCTGTATCGCAATTTTGTAGACTGGCAGCCATAG
- the tatA gene encoding Sec-independent protein translocase subunit TatA, translated as MGSFSIWHWLIVLVIVALIFGTKKLRNIGSDLGGAVKGFKDGMQEANADKTEQVTQQQTTIDVQAKEKQNS; from the coding sequence ATGGGTAGCTTCAGTATTTGGCATTGGTTGATCGTTCTGGTCATCGTCGCCCTGATTTTCGGCACGAAAAAATTGCGCAATATCGGCTCTGACCTGGGCGGTGCGGTCAAGGGTTTCAAGGACGGCATGCAAGAAGCCAATGCCGACAAAACCGAACAGGTCACGCAACAGCAGACCACGATCGACGTGCAGGCCAAGGAAAAACAGAATTCCTGA
- the tatB gene encoding Sec-independent protein translocase protein TatB → MFDVSFTELIVIGVVALIVLGPERLPKVARTVGHLLGRAQRYVHDVKSDIQREIELDELRKFKQQIDSTAQDVNQSLRGATDSLRASGDSLRAELDDTARTVNEAAADIQRTIAPHPAITAETDTSKLPGTPATLPATAAAEPTPAAPAASQAEAPKSPSTGNAT, encoded by the coding sequence ATGTTTGATGTCAGCTTCACGGAACTGATCGTAATCGGCGTCGTGGCGCTGATTGTGCTCGGGCCCGAACGCCTCCCTAAAGTCGCTCGTACCGTCGGTCATCTACTCGGCCGCGCGCAGCGTTACGTCCATGACGTCAAATCCGATATTCAGCGCGAAATCGAGCTGGATGAGTTGCGCAAGTTCAAACAACAAATAGACAGCACGGCGCAGGACGTCAATCAGTCGTTGCGCGGCGCCACCGACTCGCTGCGCGCAAGCGGTGATTCGTTGCGCGCCGAACTCGACGACACCGCAAGAACGGTCAATGAAGCCGCGGCGGATATTCAACGCACGATTGCGCCCCATCCCGCCATCACCGCTGAAACAGACACAAGCAAATTGCCCGGCACGCCTGCCACGCTGCCTGCCACGGCCGCAGCCGAACCGACACCGGCCGCGCCCGCAGCGTCCCAGGCTGAGGCCCCCAAGTCCCCGTCTACTGGTAATGCAACGTGA
- the hisF gene encoding imidazole glycerol phosphate synthase subunit HisF — protein MTQTQGPTASALTRRIIPCLDVTAGRVVKGVNFVNLTDAGDPVEIARRYNEQGADELTFLDITATSDGRDLILPIIEQVASQVFIPLTVGGGVRQVSDVQRLLNAGADKISINSAAISNPELVRAAADYHGSQCIVVAIDARRVSSEGEAARWEVFTHGGRRATGLDAVAWARRMAAYGAGEILLTSMDRDGTKSGFDLELTRTVSDAVPVPVIASGGVGNLEHLAEGVTTGRASAVLAASIFHFGQHTVRECKAFMAQRGIDVRLD, from the coding sequence ATGACGCAAACCCAGGGCCCTACCGCTTCGGCGCTCACGCGCCGCATCATTCCCTGCCTCGACGTGACCGCCGGACGCGTCGTCAAGGGTGTGAACTTCGTCAACCTGACCGACGCGGGCGACCCGGTCGAGATCGCCCGCCGCTATAACGAGCAGGGCGCCGACGAACTCACTTTCCTGGATATCACCGCCACCAGCGACGGCCGTGATCTCATCCTACCCATCATCGAGCAGGTGGCGTCGCAGGTTTTCATCCCGCTGACCGTAGGCGGCGGTGTAAGACAGGTTTCCGATGTTCAGCGTCTGCTCAATGCAGGCGCTGACAAAATCAGCATCAACAGCGCCGCCATCAGCAATCCCGAACTGGTGCGCGCCGCCGCCGATTACCACGGCTCGCAGTGCATCGTGGTCGCCATCGACGCACGGCGCGTCAGCAGCGAGGGTGAAGCCGCCCGCTGGGAAGTCTTCACCCATGGCGGACGCCGCGCCACCGGGCTTGACGCCGTGGCCTGGGCCCGCCGTATGGCAGCCTATGGCGCTGGCGAAATCCTGCTCACCAGCATGGACCGTGACGGCACCAAATCCGGCTTTGACCTCGAACTGACGCGTACGGTCTCCGACGCTGTGCCGGTCCCCGTGATCGCCTCGGGCGGGGTGGGCAATCTGGAGCATCTGGCCGAGGGGGTCACCACCGGCCGCGCCAGCGCCGTGCTGGCCGCCAGCATTTTTCACTTCGGCCAGCACACCGTGCGCGAATGCAAGGCCTTCATGGCCCAGCGCGGCATTGACGTCAGATTGGACTAA
- a CDS encoding phosphoribosyl-ATP diphosphatase encodes MTNAPVFGADVLARVADTLETRLPQNGGDPQTSYAAKLLAKGPDAFLKKIGEEATELVMAAKDGLPERIVSETADLWFHCLVTLAHYNLRPEDVLAELARREGLSGLEEKARRPAD; translated from the coding sequence ATGACAAACGCGCCCGTTTTCGGTGCCGACGTGCTGGCGCGCGTCGCCGACACGCTGGAAACCCGCCTGCCCCAAAACGGCGGCGATCCGCAAACTTCGTATGCGGCCAAGCTGCTGGCCAAAGGGCCGGATGCTTTCCTGAAAAAAATCGGCGAAGAAGCCACCGAGCTGGTCATGGCCGCCAAAGATGGCCTGCCCGAACGTATCGTCAGCGAGACTGCCGACCTCTGGTTTCATTGCCTCGTAACGCTGGCTCACTACAATCTGCGCCCCGAAGACGTGCTGGCTGAGCTGGCGCGTCGCGAGGGCTTATCGGGCCTTGAAGAAAAAGCCCGCCGGCCCGCCGACTGA
- the hisB gene encoding imidazoleglycerol-phosphate dehydratase HisB: protein MRTAEIIRNTNETRIRVAVNLDGTGKQSIDTGVPFLDHMLDQIARHGLVDLDIKAEGDLHIDAHHTVEDVGITLGMAIAKAIGNKAGLRRYGHAYVPLDEALSRVVIDFSGRPGLEYHIDFTRARIGDFDVDLTREFFQGLVNHALMTLHIDNLRGFNAHHQAETVFKAFGRALRMAMEVDPRMGDVIPSTKGVL from the coding sequence ATGCGTACCGCAGAAATCATCCGCAACACCAACGAGACGCGCATCCGCGTGGCCGTCAATCTCGATGGCACCGGCAAGCAAAGCATCGACACCGGCGTGCCCTTTCTGGATCACATGCTGGACCAGATCGCCCGCCATGGCCTGGTCGATCTCGACATCAAGGCCGAGGGCGACCTCCACATCGACGCCCACCACACCGTCGAAGACGTCGGCATCACGCTGGGCATGGCCATCGCCAAGGCCATTGGCAACAAGGCCGGCCTGCGCCGCTACGGCCATGCCTATGTGCCACTCGACGAGGCCTTGTCACGCGTCGTGATCGACTTCTCGGGCCGTCCGGGGCTGGAATACCACATCGACTTCACGCGAGCGCGCATCGGCGACTTCGACGTTGACCTCACGCGTGAATTCTTCCAGGGTCTGGTCAACCACGCCCTCATGACGCTGCACATCGACAACCTGCGCGGCTTCAATGCCCACCACCAGGCCGAAACCGTTTTCAAGGCCTTTGGCCGCGCGCTGCGCATGGCCATGGAGGTCGATCCCCGCATGGGCGACGTCATCCCGTCCACCAAGGGCGTGCTGTAA